DNA from Peromyscus leucopus breed LL Stock chromosome 3, UCI_PerLeu_2.1, whole genome shotgun sequence:
TGTCTAAGTCAGAGTCTCCCAAAGAGCCGGAACAGCTGCGGAAGCTCTTCATTGGAGGGCTGAGCTTCGAAACAACCGACGAGAGCCTGGGGAGCCATTTTGAGCAATGGGGAACACTCACGGACTGCGTGGTAATGAGAGATCCAAACACCAAGCGATCCAGGGACTTTGGGTTTGTCACATACGCCACTGTGGAGGAAGTGGATGCCGCTATGAATGCAAGACCACACAAGGTGGATGGAAGAGTTGTGGAACCTAAGAGAGCCGTGTCGAGAGAAGATTCTCAGAGACCGGGTGCCCACTTAACTGTGAAAAAGATCTTTGTTGGCGGTATTAAAGAAGACACTGAAGAACATCACCTGCGAGATTATTTTGAGCAGTATGGAAAGATCGAAGTGATTGAGATCATGACTGACAGAGGCAGTGGAAAAAAGAGAGGGTTTGCTTTTGTCACATTTGATGACCATGACTCTGTGGACAAGATTGTTATTCAGAAATACCATACTGTGAATGGTCACAACTGTGAAGTCAGAAAAGCCCTGTC
Protein-coding regions in this window:
- the LOC114697966 gene encoding LOW QUALITY PROTEIN: heterogeneous nuclear ribonucleoprotein A1-like (The sequence of the model RefSeq protein was modified relative to this genomic sequence to represent the inferred CDS: deleted 2 bases in 1 codon); translated protein: MSKSESPKEPEQLRKLFIGGLSFETTDESLGSHFEQWGTLTDCVVMRDPNTKRSRDFGFVTYATVEEVDAAMNARPHKVDGRVVEPKRAVSREDSQRPGAHLTVKKIFVGGIKEDTEEHHLRDYFEQYGKIEVIEIMTDRGSGKKRGFAFVTFDDHDSVDKIVIQKYHTVNGHNCEVRKALSKQEMASASSSQRGRSGSGNFGGGRGGGFGGNDNFGRGNFSGRGGFGGSRGGGGYGGSGDGYNEFGNDGSNFGGGGSYNDFGNYNNQSSNFGPMKGGNFGGRSSGPYGGGGQYFAKPRNQGGYGGSSSSSSSNS